In Streptomyces dangxiongensis, one DNA window encodes the following:
- a CDS encoding NCS2 family permease, whose product MTQQSVEPRTAADDAGDGSRVPAGRSWLDRYFHISRRGSTVSREVRGGVTTFMAMAYILLLNPLILSGKDAAGDTLGQKALITATAFAAAFTTLLMGFVGKAPLALAAGLSVSGVLSSQVAPQMTWPQAMGMCVMYGVVIMLLVVTGLREMIMNAIPLALKHGITMGIGLFIALIGFYKSGFVHQGKATPLALGPAGELAGWPVLLFAGTLLLIFMLQARNVPGAILIGLVTGTVVAAVLNGLDVIDPGQWANGAPELPGSAVSMPDFSLFGHVEFGGWGKVGAMTIGLIVFTLVLAGFFDAMATIIGVGTEAGLADDRGRMPGLSKALFIDGAGGAIGGVAGGSGQTVFIESATGVGEGARTGLASAVTGLFFAACLFFTPVTAIVPQEVASAALVVIGAMMLMNARHVDWADRATAIPVFLTVVLMPFTYTITTGVAAGVISYVAIKTAQGKAREIGAFMWGLTVVFLVYFALHPLEGWLGVH is encoded by the coding sequence ATGACCCAGCAGTCAGTGGAGCCGAGAACCGCAGCCGACGACGCGGGCGATGGCAGCCGCGTACCGGCAGGGCGGTCCTGGCTCGACCGGTACTTCCACATATCCAGAAGAGGATCCACGGTCTCGCGAGAGGTCCGCGGCGGCGTCACCACCTTCATGGCGATGGCGTACATCCTCCTGCTCAACCCCCTCATCCTGTCCGGCAAGGACGCGGCGGGGGACACGCTCGGCCAGAAGGCGCTGATCACCGCGACCGCGTTCGCGGCGGCCTTCACCACGCTCCTGATGGGCTTCGTCGGCAAGGCGCCGCTCGCCCTCGCCGCCGGCCTCTCCGTCTCCGGCGTGCTGTCCTCGCAGGTCGCTCCCCAGATGACCTGGCCGCAGGCCATGGGCATGTGCGTGATGTACGGCGTCGTCATCATGCTGCTCGTCGTCACCGGCCTGCGCGAGATGATCATGAACGCGATCCCGCTCGCGCTCAAGCACGGCATCACGATGGGCATCGGCCTGTTCATCGCCCTCATCGGTTTCTACAAGTCCGGCTTCGTCCACCAGGGCAAGGCCACCCCGCTCGCCCTCGGCCCCGCCGGCGAACTCGCCGGCTGGCCGGTGCTGCTCTTCGCCGGCACCCTGCTGCTGATCTTCATGCTCCAGGCCAGGAACGTCCCCGGCGCCATCCTCATCGGCCTCGTCACCGGCACGGTCGTCGCCGCGGTCCTCAACGGCCTCGACGTCATCGACCCCGGCCAGTGGGCCAACGGCGCCCCCGAACTGCCCGGCAGCGCCGTCTCGATGCCCGACTTCTCGCTCTTCGGGCACGTCGAGTTCGGCGGCTGGGGCAAGGTGGGTGCGATGACGATCGGCCTGATCGTCTTCACCCTGGTGCTCGCCGGCTTCTTCGACGCGATGGCCACCATCATCGGCGTCGGCACCGAGGCCGGTCTGGCCGACGACAGGGGCCGCATGCCGGGCCTGTCCAAGGCGCTGTTCATCGACGGCGCCGGCGGCGCGATCGGCGGTGTCGCGGGCGGCTCCGGCCAGACCGTGTTCATCGAGTCCGCGACCGGCGTCGGCGAGGGCGCCCGTACCGGGCTCGCCTCCGCCGTCACCGGCCTGTTCTTCGCGGCCTGCCTGTTCTTCACGCCGGTCACCGCGATCGTGCCGCAGGAGGTCGCCTCCGCCGCCCTCGTCGTCATCGGCGCCATGATGCTGATGAACGCCCGGCACGTGGACTGGGCGGACCGCGCCACCGCCATCCCGGTCTTCCTGACCGTGGTCCTGATGCCGTTCACCTACACCATCACCACCGGCGTGGCCGCGGGCGTGATCTCGTACGTGGCCATCAAGACCGCCCAGGGCAAGGCCCGGGAGATCGGCGCCTTCATGTGGGGCCTGACCGTCGTCTTCCTGGTCTACTTCGCCCTCCATCCCCTTGAGGGCTGGCTGGGCGTCCACTAG
- a CDS encoding xanthine dehydrogenase family protein molybdopterin-binding subunit produces the protein MPANGAPTKVTQSTPTRGGIGESTLRPDGTLKVTGEFAYSSDMWHEDMLWGQILRSTVAHAEIVSIDTSEALALPGVYAVLTYDDLPTEVRNYGLEIQDTPVLAHGKVRHHGEPVAIVAADHPETARRAAARIRVEYRELPVITDEASATAPDAILVHENRDDHHIGHVPHPNIVHRQPIVRGDAAGAAARADVIVRGEYTFGMQDQAFLGPESGLAVPEEDGGVHLYIATQWLHSDLRQMAPVLGLPEDKVRMTLAGVGGAFGGREDLSMQIHACLLALRTGKPVKIVYNRFESFFGHVHRHPAKLYYEHGATRDGKLTHLKCRIVLDGGAYASASPAVVGNASSLSVGPYVVDDVDIEAVALYTNNPPCGAMRGFGAVQACFAYEAQMDKLAKELGMDPVEFRRLNAMEQGTLMPTGQPVDSPAPVAELLRRVKAMPLPPERQWESSEGADVRQLPGGLSNTTHGEGVVRGVGYAVGIKNVGFSEGFDDYSTAKVRLEVVGGEPVATVHTAMAEVGQGGVTVHAQIARTELGVTQVTIHPADTQVGSAGSTSASRQTYVTGGAVKNACEIVREKVLEIGRRRFGSYHPAWATAELLLEGGKVVTDGGEVLGDLADVLEGEAVEVEAEWRHRPTEAFDLRTGQGNGHVQYSFAAHRAVVEVDTELGLVKVIELACAQDVGKALNPLSVVGQIQGGTTQGLGVAVMEEIIVDPKTAKVRNPSFTDYLIPTILDTPTIPVDVLELADDHAPYGLRGIGEAPTLSSTPAVLAAIRNATGLELNRTPVRPEHLTGT, from the coding sequence ATGCCGGCGAACGGCGCACCCACCAAGGTCACCCAGTCCACCCCGACCAGGGGCGGCATCGGCGAATCCACGCTCCGCCCGGACGGCACCCTGAAGGTCACCGGCGAGTTCGCGTACTCGTCCGACATGTGGCACGAGGACATGCTGTGGGGGCAGATCCTGCGCTCCACCGTCGCGCACGCCGAGATCGTGTCGATCGACACCTCCGAGGCACTCGCGCTGCCCGGCGTGTACGCCGTCCTGACGTACGACGACCTGCCCACCGAGGTGCGGAACTACGGCCTGGAGATCCAGGACACCCCGGTCCTCGCGCACGGCAAGGTACGCCACCACGGCGAGCCGGTCGCGATCGTCGCCGCCGACCACCCGGAGACGGCCCGCCGCGCCGCCGCCAGGATCAGGGTGGAGTACCGGGAGCTGCCCGTCATCACCGACGAGGCCTCCGCCACCGCGCCGGACGCGATCCTCGTCCACGAGAACCGCGACGACCACCACATCGGCCACGTCCCGCATCCCAACATCGTCCACCGTCAGCCGATCGTCCGCGGCGACGCGGCCGGGGCCGCCGCGAGGGCCGACGTCATCGTCCGGGGCGAGTACACGTTCGGCATGCAGGACCAGGCCTTCCTCGGCCCCGAGTCCGGGCTCGCCGTCCCCGAGGAGGACGGCGGCGTCCACCTCTACATCGCCACCCAGTGGCTCCACTCCGACCTGCGCCAGATGGCCCCCGTCCTCGGCCTGCCCGAGGACAAGGTGCGGATGACGCTGGCCGGCGTAGGCGGCGCGTTCGGCGGCCGGGAGGATCTGTCGATGCAGATCCACGCCTGCCTGCTCGCGCTGCGCACCGGCAAGCCGGTCAAGATCGTCTACAACCGGTTCGAATCCTTCTTCGGGCACGTCCACCGCCACCCGGCCAAGCTGTACTACGAGCACGGCGCCACCCGGGACGGCAAGCTCACCCACCTGAAATGCCGGATCGTGCTGGACGGCGGCGCCTACGCCTCCGCCTCCCCGGCGGTCGTCGGCAACGCCTCCTCGCTGAGCGTCGGGCCGTACGTCGTGGACGACGTCGACATCGAGGCCGTCGCCCTCTACACCAACAACCCGCCCTGCGGCGCCATGCGCGGCTTCGGCGCGGTCCAGGCGTGCTTCGCGTACGAGGCGCAGATGGACAAGCTGGCGAAGGAACTCGGCATGGACCCGGTGGAGTTCCGGCGGCTGAACGCCATGGAGCAGGGGACCCTCATGCCGACGGGCCAGCCCGTCGACTCGCCCGCCCCCGTCGCCGAACTGCTGCGCCGCGTCAAGGCGATGCCGCTGCCGCCGGAGCGCCAGTGGGAGTCCAGCGAAGGCGCCGACGTACGGCAGTTGCCCGGCGGCCTGTCCAACACCACGCACGGCGAAGGCGTCGTCCGCGGTGTCGGCTACGCGGTCGGCATCAAGAACGTCGGTTTCTCCGAGGGCTTCGACGACTACTCCACCGCCAAGGTGCGCCTGGAGGTCGTGGGCGGCGAGCCCGTCGCCACCGTGCACACCGCGATGGCGGAGGTCGGCCAGGGCGGTGTCACCGTCCACGCGCAGATCGCCCGCACCGAACTCGGCGTCACCCAGGTGACGATCCACCCGGCGGACACCCAGGTCGGCTCGGCGGGTTCCACCTCGGCCTCCCGGCAGACGTACGTCACCGGCGGCGCCGTGAAGAACGCCTGCGAGATCGTCCGGGAGAAGGTGCTGGAGATCGGGCGCCGCAGATTCGGCTCCTACCACCCGGCCTGGGCCACGGCCGAACTGCTCCTGGAGGGCGGCAAGGTCGTCACCGACGGCGGCGAGGTCCTCGGCGACCTGGCCGACGTCCTGGAGGGCGAGGCCGTGGAGGTCGAGGCGGAGTGGCGGCACCGGCCGACCGAGGCCTTCGACCTGCGTACCGGCCAGGGCAACGGACACGTCCAGTACTCCTTCGCCGCGCACCGCGCGGTCGTGGAGGTCGACACCGAGCTGGGCCTGGTCAAGGTGATCGAACTGGCCTGCGCCCAGGACGTCGGCAAGGCGCTCAACCCGCTCTCCGTCGTCGGCCAGATCCAGGGCGGCACCACCCAGGGCCTGGGCGTCGCGGTGATGGAGGAGATCATCGTCGACCCGAAGACGGCGAAGGTCAGGAACCCCTCCTTCACGGACTACCTCATCCCCACGATCCTCGACACGCCGACCATCCCGGTCGATGTGCTCGAACTCGCCGACGACCACGCCCCCTACGGGCTGCGCGGCATCGGCGAAGCCCCGACCCTGTCGTCCACGCCGGCCGTCCTCGCGGCGATCCGGAACGCGACCGGGCTGGAGCTGAACCGCACTCCGGTACGACCCGAGCACCTGACGGGAACGTGA
- a CDS encoding (2Fe-2S)-binding protein gives MRVNFTVNGRPQEADDVWEGESLLYVLRERLGLPGSKNACEQGECGSCTVRLDGVPVCSCLVAAGQAEGREVVTVEGLADYARQRAEGGCGTGACGTAATSLDEARQWQAEGTGSHTGEDTGLSPVQQAFIDAGAVQCGFCTPGLLVASDELLERNPNPSDADIREALSGNLCRCTGYEKIMDAVRLAAARQSEGV, from the coding sequence ATGCGCGTCAACTTCACCGTCAACGGACGCCCGCAGGAGGCCGACGACGTCTGGGAGGGCGAGTCCCTGCTGTACGTGCTGCGGGAGCGCCTCGGCCTGCCGGGGTCGAAGAACGCCTGTGAGCAGGGCGAGTGCGGGTCGTGCACCGTCCGGCTGGACGGCGTGCCGGTCTGCTCCTGCCTGGTCGCGGCCGGCCAGGCCGAGGGCCGCGAGGTCGTGACCGTCGAGGGCCTGGCGGACTACGCCCGCCAGCGCGCCGAGGGCGGCTGCGGCACCGGCGCCTGCGGCACGGCGGCCACCTCGCTCGACGAGGCCCGGCAGTGGCAGGCCGAGGGCACCGGCTCGCACACCGGCGAGGACACCGGGCTCTCCCCGGTCCAGCAGGCGTTCATCGACGCCGGCGCCGTCCAGTGCGGCTTCTGCACCCCCGGTCTGCTCGTCGCCTCCGACGAACTGCTGGAACGCAACCCGAACCCGTCCGACGCCGACATCCGCGAAGCGCTGTCGGGCAACCTGTGCCGCTGCACGGGCTACGAGAAAATCATGGACGCGGTCCGCCTCGCGGCCGCCCGCCAGTCCGAGGGGGTCTGA
- a CDS encoding FAD binding domain-containing protein, whose translation MDFLRPASWEEALAAKAEHPTAVPIAGGTDVMVEINFDHRRPEYLLDLNRVGDLSEWEVGEDTVRLGASVPYTRIMEDLRAELPGLALASHTVASPQIRNRGGVGGNLGTASPAGDAHPALLAAGAEVEVESAARGTRLVPIDAFYTGVKRNALQPDELIRAVHVQKADGPQQYSKVGTRNAMVIAVCAFGVALHPRTRTVRTGIGSAAPTPVRAKTAEEFLNAALEEGGFWDNGKIITPSVAKRFAELCSGACNPIDDVRGTASYRRHAVGVMARRTLTWTWESYRGARRASEGAA comes from the coding sequence ATGGACTTCCTTCGCCCCGCCAGTTGGGAGGAGGCGCTCGCCGCGAAGGCCGAGCACCCCACCGCTGTGCCGATTGCGGGTGGCACCGATGTGATGGTCGAGATCAACTTCGACCACCGCCGGCCCGAGTACCTCCTCGACCTCAACCGCGTCGGCGACCTCTCCGAGTGGGAGGTGGGGGAGGACACCGTACGACTGGGTGCCTCCGTCCCGTACACCAGGATCATGGAGGACCTCCGTGCCGAGCTGCCGGGCCTGGCGCTCGCCTCGCACACGGTGGCCTCCCCGCAGATCCGCAACCGCGGCGGCGTCGGCGGCAACCTCGGCACGGCCTCGCCCGCCGGCGACGCCCACCCCGCCCTCCTCGCGGCCGGCGCCGAGGTCGAGGTGGAGTCGGCGGCCCGCGGCACCCGGCTCGTCCCGATCGACGCGTTCTACACGGGTGTCAAGCGCAACGCGCTCCAGCCCGACGAGCTGATCCGCGCCGTGCACGTCCAGAAGGCGGACGGACCGCAGCAGTACTCCAAGGTGGGTACCCGTAACGCCATGGTCATCGCCGTGTGCGCCTTCGGTGTGGCCCTGCACCCCCGGACCCGGACGGTGCGCACCGGCATCGGCTCCGCCGCCCCCACCCCGGTGCGGGCGAAGACAGCCGAGGAGTTCCTGAACGCGGCACTGGAGGAGGGCGGCTTCTGGGACAACGGGAAGATCATCACTCCGTCGGTCGCCAAGCGGTTCGCCGAGCTGTGCTCCGGCGCCTGCAACCCGATCGACGACGTCCGGGGCACCGCGAGCTACCGCCGGCACGCGGTCGGCGTCATGGCCCGCCGGACGCTCACCTGGACCTGGGAGTCCTACCGCGGCGCCCGCCGCGCATCCGAAGGAGCTGCGTAA
- a CDS encoding PucR family transcriptional regulator — MRLRALLDTDALGLRLLGGEDELDRAVRGVMTTDLRDPSRYLAGGELVLTGLAWRRDADDSEPFVRILAQAGVAALAAGEAELGDVPQDLVLACARHRLPLFAVHESVAFATITEHVVRQVSGERAGDLAAVVDRHRRMMTSGPAGGGPDVVLDLLGSDLDLRAWVLSPTGRLIAGSEVGGPALPAETCARLAAEHLAATRTGRRGPHRVLLNGSTYSLFPVRSAGRSPQASHDVRETVLADWLLAVEADAGDWPAERLDLLQGVTQLIAVERDRRDAARTVRRRLAQEVLELVQTGAAPAEIAARLRVAAPVLLPGLGAAPHWQVVVARVEWEDEEAGDGAVAQSLLEEVLVDPLTTGPEPSDRIAVAHTGDEAIALVPLPAVSTEHDGSETGLLADALLRSVREPLSAGLDGDGRLTLGVSAAVHSAEGLRGALEEARHARRVAAARPGRVCAAGHHELASHVLLLPFVPDDVRRAFTARLLDPLTDYDRRHRAELIPTLEAFLDCDGSWTRCATRLHLHVNTLRYRVGRIEQLTGRDLSRLEDKLDFFLALRMS, encoded by the coding sequence ATGCGGCTGCGCGCACTGCTGGACACCGACGCGCTGGGGCTGCGGCTGCTCGGCGGCGAGGACGAACTGGACCGCGCGGTACGCGGGGTCATGACCACCGACCTGCGCGACCCGAGCCGCTACCTCGCCGGCGGCGAGCTGGTGCTGACCGGTCTGGCCTGGCGCCGGGACGCCGACGACTCGGAACCCTTCGTGCGGATCCTGGCGCAGGCCGGGGTGGCGGCGCTCGCGGCCGGCGAGGCCGAGCTGGGCGATGTGCCGCAGGACCTGGTGCTGGCCTGCGCCCGGCACCGGCTGCCGCTGTTCGCGGTCCACGAGTCGGTGGCGTTCGCCACGATCACCGAGCACGTCGTCCGCCAGGTGTCCGGCGAGCGCGCCGGCGACCTGGCCGCGGTGGTCGACCGGCACCGGCGGATGATGACGTCGGGCCCGGCGGGCGGCGGCCCGGACGTCGTCCTGGACCTGCTCGGCTCCGACCTGGACCTGCGCGCCTGGGTGCTCTCCCCCACCGGCCGGCTGATCGCCGGCTCCGAGGTCGGGGGCCCGGCGCTGCCCGCCGAGACCTGCGCCCGGCTCGCTGCGGAGCACCTGGCCGCCACCCGCACCGGCCGCCGCGGCCCGCACCGGGTCCTGCTGAACGGCTCCACCTACTCCCTGTTCCCGGTCCGCTCCGCCGGCCGCTCCCCGCAGGCCTCCCACGACGTCCGCGAGACGGTCCTGGCGGACTGGCTGCTGGCCGTGGAGGCGGACGCGGGCGACTGGCCCGCCGAGCGGCTCGACCTGCTCCAGGGCGTCACCCAACTGATCGCCGTCGAACGGGACCGCCGCGACGCGGCCCGCACGGTGCGGCGCCGGCTCGCCCAGGAAGTGCTGGAGCTGGTCCAGACGGGCGCCGCGCCCGCCGAGATCGCCGCCCGGCTGCGGGTGGCCGCGCCGGTCCTGCTGCCCGGGCTCGGAGCGGCACCGCACTGGCAGGTCGTGGTGGCCCGCGTGGAGTGGGAGGACGAGGAGGCCGGGGACGGCGCGGTCGCCCAGTCCCTGCTGGAGGAGGTGCTGGTCGACCCCCTGACCACCGGCCCGGAGCCGTCCGACCGCATCGCCGTCGCACACACCGGCGACGAGGCGATCGCCCTGGTCCCCCTCCCCGCCGTCTCCACCGAGCACGACGGCTCCGAGACCGGGCTGCTCGCCGACGCCCTGCTCCGGTCGGTACGGGAACCGCTGTCGGCTGGCCTGGACGGCGACGGACGGCTCACCCTCGGCGTGAGCGCGGCCGTGCACTCGGCGGAGGGCCTGCGCGGCGCCCTGGAGGAGGCCCGGCACGCCCGCCGGGTGGCCGCGGCCCGCCCCGGCCGGGTCTGCGCCGCCGGCCACCATGAACTGGCCAGTCACGTCCTGCTGCTGCCGTTCGTCCCGGACGACGTCCGCCGCGCGTTCACGGCCCGTCTGCTGGACCCGCTGACGGACTACGACCGCCGGCACCGCGCCGAGCTGATCCCGACGCTGGAGGCGTTCCTCGACTGCGACGGCTCCTGGACCCGCTGTGCCACCCGCCTCCACCTGCACGTCAACACGCTGCGCTACCGGGTGGGCCGGATCGAGCAGTTGACGGGACGGGACCTGTCCCGCCTCGAGGACAAGCTCGACTTCTTCCTGGCCCTGCGCATGAGCTGA
- a CDS encoding GntR family transcriptional regulator — protein sequence MKQGVQDSAGTPAARVPPQQRPAGAEAPARERDATAPGAARGEHTHGERPAPGARAAVRRSSVRGQILDALRTALVTGELRPGEVYSAPALGERFGVSATPVRESMQQLALEGAVEVVPNRGFRVVRRGARELAELAEVRALLEVPVILRLARTVPAERWAALRPLAEESVRAAACGCPATYAEADRAFHRALLGLSGNEQLVRIAEDLHRRAQWPPVRHGRAGLVADAAEHLALLDALGAGDCDVVRGLVGEHFACAG from the coding sequence GTGAAGCAGGGCGTGCAGGACTCCGCGGGCACGCCTGCCGCCCGGGTGCCGCCACAGCAGCGCCCGGCCGGAGCCGAGGCCCCCGCCAGGGAGCGGGACGCCACGGCGCCGGGCGCGGCGCGGGGGGAGCACACCCACGGCGAACGGCCGGCCCCGGGAGCGCGGGCCGCGGTGCGGCGCTCCTCCGTCCGCGGGCAGATCCTCGACGCCCTGCGCACCGCGCTGGTCACCGGCGAGCTGCGGCCGGGCGAGGTGTACTCGGCGCCGGCGCTCGGTGAACGCTTCGGGGTCTCCGCCACGCCCGTGCGGGAATCCATGCAGCAGCTCGCCCTGGAAGGCGCCGTCGAGGTCGTCCCCAACCGCGGCTTCCGGGTCGTGCGGCGGGGGGCGCGGGAACTGGCCGAACTGGCCGAGGTCCGCGCGCTGCTCGAGGTGCCGGTGATATTGCGGCTCGCCCGCACGGTGCCGGCCGAACGGTGGGCCGCGCTGCGGCCCCTCGCCGAGGAGAGCGTCCGGGCGGCCGCGTGCGGCTGCCCTGCGACGTACGCGGAGGCCGACCGTGCGTTCCACCGGGCCCTGCTCGGTCTGTCGGGCAACGAACAGCTCGTCCGGATCGCCGAGGACCTGCACCGGCGGGCACAGTGGCCGCCGGTACGGCACGGGCGGGCCGGGCTGGTGGCGGACGCGGCGGAACATCTGGCGCTGCTGGACGCGTTGGGCGCCGGGGACTGTGACGTGGTGCGGGGGCTGGTGGGAGAGCACTTCGCCTGCGCGGGCTGA
- a CDS encoding (2Fe-2S)-binding protein, protein MPAAASPLTPAYGRLGAALPALTVTELGPDDPVPAGEGWTRAAGLAAGGEDLDAFLAWDAAQVLRDHGRPARPDVVASFGLHRYAWAACLLITVPWFLHRRVPRLPVTHVAYHRTAGRMAVRPPVSLACLPGDPATALPGTVVVPDEEALRARVRAAVAEHLEPVLDAFGSRARRRGRALWGMATDEVVEGLWYVARLLGGDEERRAVRELGLLLPGATRPYAGAAAFRTSTAPDGAPVATRVRASCCMFYTVRPEDTCATCPRACEGERIAKASRVVAA, encoded by the coding sequence ATGCCCGCTGCGGCCTCGCCGCTCACCCCCGCGTACGGCCGCCTGGGCGCGGCCCTGCCGGCGCTGACCGTGACCGAGCTGGGCCCGGACGACCCGGTACCCGCCGGCGAGGGCTGGACCCGTGCCGCCGGGCTCGCCGCCGGCGGGGAGGACCTGGACGCGTTCCTGGCCTGGGACGCCGCCCAGGTGCTGCGCGACCACGGCCGGCCCGCCCGCCCCGACGTCGTCGCGAGCTTCGGTCTGCACCGCTACGCCTGGGCCGCCTGCCTGCTGATCACCGTGCCGTGGTTCCTGCACCGCCGAGTACCCCGGCTGCCCGTGACGCACGTCGCGTACCACCGCACGGCCGGCCGGATGGCCGTACGCCCGCCCGTCTCCCTCGCCTGCCTGCCGGGCGATCCGGCCACCGCGCTGCCCGGCACGGTCGTCGTACCGGACGAGGAGGCCCTGCGGGCCCGGGTGCGGGCGGCCGTGGCCGAGCACCTGGAGCCGGTGCTGGACGCCTTCGGGTCCCGGGCCCGGCGCCGCGGGCGTGCCCTGTGGGGCATGGCGACCGACGAGGTCGTGGAGGGGCTGTGGTACGTCGCCCGGCTGCTCGGCGGGGACGAGGAGCGGCGGGCCGTACGGGAGCTGGGGCTGCTGCTGCCCGGCGCGACCCGGCCGTACGCGGGTGCGGCGGCGTTCCGGACGTCGACGGCTCCGGACGGGGCTCCCGTGGCGACCCGGGTCCGGGCGAGCTGCTGCATGTTCTACACGGTCCGCCCCGAGGACACGTGCGCCACCTGTCCGCGCGCCTGCGAGGGCGAGCGGATCGCCAAGGCGTCGCGTGTCGTGGCGGCTTGA
- a CDS encoding DUF2637 domain-containing protein — protein MRLTDISLNWLLPGAVLLLGMLAAVAVLARGKRTSGENASADDSWERSEERRRRKEAVYGTASYVLLFCCAAVAAALSFHGLVGFGEQNLGLTDGWQYLVPFGLDGAAMFCSVLAVREASHGDAALGSRLLVWMFAAAAAWFNWVHAPRGAGHDGAPQFFSGMSLSAAVLFDRALKQTRRAALREQGLVPRPLPQIRMVRWMRAPRETYRAWSLMLLEGVRSLDEAVEEVREDKRQKEETRQRRRDQQRVERAQLKAISRGHRGFVGRTGRQVEVQAVERGPAPATAEPAISTAEQLPVRARPSLQPVRSGAEPVAVDLTAEDDTMALPRLDSLERKLKDLEQQFG, from the coding sequence ATGAGATTGACCGACATATCGCTGAACTGGCTGCTTCCGGGCGCCGTGCTGCTCCTGGGCATGCTGGCGGCGGTGGCGGTGCTCGCGCGAGGCAAGCGCACCTCCGGGGAGAACGCGAGCGCGGACGACTCGTGGGAGCGCAGCGAGGAGCGCCGGCGGCGCAAGGAGGCCGTCTACGGCACGGCCTCCTATGTGCTCCTCTTCTGCTGCGCGGCGGTCGCGGCCGCCCTGTCCTTCCACGGGCTGGTCGGCTTCGGCGAGCAGAACCTGGGGCTGACCGACGGCTGGCAGTACCTGGTGCCGTTCGGCCTGGACGGCGCGGCGATGTTCTGCTCCGTGCTCGCGGTGCGCGAGGCCAGCCACGGTGACGCGGCCCTCGGCTCGCGGCTGCTCGTCTGGATGTTCGCGGCGGCGGCGGCCTGGTTCAACTGGGTGCACGCACCCCGGGGTGCCGGTCACGACGGCGCGCCGCAGTTCTTCTCCGGCATGTCGCTGTCGGCGGCCGTGCTGTTCGACCGGGCGCTGAAGCAGACCCGCCGGGCCGCGCTGCGCGAGCAGGGCCTCGTACCGCGTCCGCTGCCGCAGATCCGCATGGTCCGCTGGATGCGGGCGCCCCGCGAGACCTACCGCGCCTGGTCGCTGATGCTCCTGGAGGGCGTACGCAGCCTCGACGAGGCGGTCGAGGAGGTCCGCGAGGACAAGCGGCAGAAGGAGGAGACCCGGCAGCGGCGGCGCGACCAGCAGCGCGTGGAGCGTGCCCAGTTGAAGGCGATCAGCCGAGGTCACCGCGGATTCGTCGGCCGCACCGGCCGGCAGGTCGAGGTGCAGGCGGTGGAGCGCGGCCCGGCCCCGGCGACCGCGGAGCCTGCCATATCGACCGCGGAACAGCTACCCGTCCGCGCCCGGCCCTCCCTTCAGCCGGTCCGCAGCGGAGCTGAGCCGGTGGCCGTCGACCTCACCGCGGAGGATGACACGATGGCCCTGCCGCGCCTGGACTCCCTGGAGCGCAAGCTCAAGGACCTGGAGCAGCAGTTCGGCTGA
- a CDS encoding ATP-binding protein has product MTIGASSVKAGETAGERAGTITEHAQRLRRRLDRADLKAVPEARRELRELLRHWGKPGRSEIAELLTSELVTNALVHTDDDAVLTAVVEPGGLRVEVRDFVARRPAPHAPRPDDDTHGRGLVLVECLADAWGVRPHGVGKSVWFELGAEAA; this is encoded by the coding sequence GTGACCATCGGGGCCTCCTCGGTGAAGGCGGGGGAGACGGCGGGGGAAAGGGCCGGCACCATCACGGAACACGCGCAGCGACTGAGGCGCAGGCTGGACCGGGCGGACCTCAAAGCGGTGCCGGAGGCCCGCCGGGAACTGCGTGAACTGCTGCGGCACTGGGGGAAACCGGGCCGCTCGGAGATCGCCGAGCTGCTCACCAGTGAACTCGTCACCAACGCGCTCGTCCACACCGACGACGACGCAGTCCTCACGGCCGTCGTGGAACCGGGCGGACTACGGGTGGAGGTACGGGACTTCGTGGCCCGCAGACCGGCGCCGCACGCCCCGCGACCGGACGACGACACGCACGGCCGGGGCCTGGTGCTCGTGGAGTGCCTCGCCGACGCCTGGGGGGTACGGCCGCACGGGGTGGGCAAGTCGGTGTGGTTCGAACTCGGTGCCGAGGCGGCGTGA